In Sebaldella termitidis ATCC 33386, one DNA window encodes the following:
- a CDS encoding phage portal protein family protein: MFWKNKKPREPSYVTDKRVLQNIARNVIDINSYDIEYRNVYEARELQEIYEYIDINTAVSTLVRGITSRELIFTSENGKINNPEENILIEEGQKRINNIKGKINFIRELAKTPFLKITVHEVIYNDKFEIERLDFIPRELIRYDKEKKLFYIQSKLSEKIYLNNPMKWHVSIYNEDVTKPYGETLLKPILKTYEEIKYIKGKMNGIIEKYGGTIVLFGYNTALEDDEVMKTALELKKMMDGNSVGMPSDGNLKDNLVLLRLADLNVEIHTLLMEKLEKKIFQNILGSTLTLNDGSASGKGTQALGTIHQEEKEKVEDGIALFVREELDKIIDIDGLIHGYDPNQYYIEINRQQDRKKELEIKNLEQDEVNKKADLIVKLSQAGYEIEDTELQEIFGYKTLKKKEQQITNPFTEFSKKNTEDSNKKTLEYLERLRKRIVPDISKKIVNQIKNITSIEDIQNIDTGIKEHENSLILSELWGQYLTIKDRDKVQKKEFASYTPEDFQDIFRMPFNEATNWLLSREPQMYDQIQRVMERYRTNYFWIKRSTDLEVTKILYAELLKNLELGQTFDDFKNNLDIDSLGFGEDGYYLRQVFDQTMINAQSVGHWEQLQEGMQYGFIYGLYDAIIDGRETVICRELDGKIYRLDDPFWMNYYPPNHFKCRSRVIALSEEDLQTYGYSVTTGRPEGEPQKGFTGNIGENYISGIKKQVNQKEKAVNELYEKVTGYEA; encoded by the coding sequence ATGTTTTGGAAAAATAAAAAACCAAGAGAACCTTCATACGTAACTGATAAAAGAGTGCTCCAAAATATAGCCAGAAATGTGATAGATATAAACAGCTATGATATTGAATACAGAAATGTCTATGAAGCACGAGAATTACAGGAAATATACGAATATATTGATATAAATACAGCGGTATCCACACTAGTGCGAGGAATAACATCAAGGGAACTAATATTTACCAGTGAAAATGGAAAAATAAATAATCCGGAAGAAAATATACTGATTGAAGAAGGTCAAAAACGGATAAACAACATAAAGGGGAAAATAAACTTTATCAGAGAACTGGCCAAAACACCATTCCTCAAAATAACAGTCCATGAAGTAATCTACAATGATAAGTTTGAAATAGAAAGACTGGATTTTATCCCAAGAGAATTAATCCGGTATGACAAGGAAAAAAAGCTATTCTACATACAGAGTAAATTATCAGAGAAGATATATTTAAATAATCCGATGAAGTGGCATGTATCAATTTACAATGAGGATGTAACTAAACCATACGGGGAAACTCTGCTAAAGCCGATACTAAAGACCTATGAAGAAATAAAATATATCAAAGGTAAGATGAATGGGATAATAGAAAAGTACGGTGGAACTATAGTTTTGTTTGGCTACAATACAGCATTAGAAGACGACGAAGTTATGAAAACAGCGTTGGAACTAAAAAAAATGATGGATGGAAATTCTGTTGGGATGCCAAGTGATGGGAATTTAAAAGATAATCTTGTATTACTGAGGCTTGCTGATCTTAATGTAGAAATCCATACACTACTAATGGAAAAACTGGAAAAAAAGATCTTTCAGAATATCTTGGGAAGTACCTTAACCTTAAATGATGGCAGTGCAAGTGGAAAAGGAACACAGGCACTTGGAACAATCCATCAGGAAGAGAAAGAAAAAGTAGAAGACGGGATTGCTCTTTTTGTAAGGGAAGAATTAGATAAAATTATAGATATAGACGGCTTAATCCACGGATATGATCCTAATCAGTATTACATAGAAATAAACAGGCAGCAGGATCGGAAAAAAGAACTTGAAATAAAGAATCTGGAGCAGGACGAAGTAAATAAAAAAGCAGACCTGATAGTAAAGCTATCACAGGCAGGGTATGAGATAGAGGATACAGAGCTACAAGAAATATTCGGGTATAAGACACTTAAAAAGAAAGAACAGCAGATTACAAATCCATTTACAGAATTTTCCAAGAAAAATACTGAAGATAGTAATAAAAAGACACTTGAATATCTGGAAAGACTCAGGAAAAGAATAGTACCAGATATTAGTAAAAAGATAGTGAATCAAATAAAAAATATTACTTCTATAGAAGATATCCAGAATATAGATACAGGAATAAAGGAGCATGAAAACAGCTTAATCTTATCAGAATTATGGGGACAGTATTTAACAATCAAAGACAGGGATAAAGTACAGAAAAAAGAATTTGCTTCATATACTCCAGAAGACTTTCAGGATATATTCAGAATGCCTTTTAATGAAGCAACAAACTGGCTGTTATCAAGAGAACCTCAAATGTATGATCAGATTCAAAGAGTAATGGAGAGATACAGGACTAATTACTTCTGGATAAAAAGAAGTACGGACCTAGAAGTAACAAAAATATTGTATGCAGAATTACTGAAGAATCTGGAACTTGGCCAGACGTTCGATGATTTTAAAAATAACTTAGACATTGATAGTTTAGGCTTTGGAGAAGACGGATATTATCTAAGGCAGGTATTTGACCAGACAATGATAAATGCCCAAAGTGTAGGTCACTGGGAACAATTACAGGAAGGAATGCAGTATGGATTCATCTACGGTTTGTATGATGCCATAATAGACGGCAGAGAAACAGTGATATGTCGAGAACTGGACGGGAAGATATACAGACTGGATGATCCGTTTTGGATGAATTACTATCCTCCAAACCATTTCAAATGCAGAAGCAGAGTAATAGCATTATCAGAAGAAGATTTACAAACATATGGTTATTCAGTAACAACAGGAAGACCTGAGGGAGAACCACAAAAAGGCTTTACAGGAAACATAGGCGAAAACTACATATCAGGTATAAAGAAGCAGGTAAATCAGAAGGAAAAAGCAGTGAATGAATTGTATGAAAAGGTGACAGGATATGAAGCCTAA
- a CDS encoding major capsid protein, translated as MDNKIKQILYFVGILSRIEPTEKTFYLDMLKGSKITTPASTIIYDAYVSKYVRAQLIGNDDKTKGNYAGREGYNKFRVTPGKIREYYQLTADDAAYIRAGDIAYFNGKERKAEDSLYENVATYLKNAITSRMDLIVAELLSEGKYFADTGEEIKFDIPSVQTVKKNDVSDFKSFLRIMKEKITEYKRKSFDTPDRILVGEEIVNDLIDDEFFMNQIDKLGLANVMVDDKYVAIAKVFNHLLIESDPIVDMKGADISIAKGNRMTMLATKRLHPAFAGVDVLDSSGMPKKIASEYIMRNDSDVLNATAIFVGESCFTPIISNPKSVVRIDVTK; from the coding sequence ATGGATAATAAAATAAAACAGATACTGTACTTTGTAGGAATACTAAGCAGGATAGAACCAACAGAAAAGACCTTTTATCTTGATATGTTAAAAGGAAGCAAAATAACAACACCGGCCTCAACAATAATTTATGATGCATATGTGTCAAAGTATGTAAGAGCTCAGTTAATAGGGAATGATGATAAGACAAAAGGGAATTATGCAGGAAGAGAAGGTTACAATAAATTCAGGGTAACACCGGGAAAAATAAGAGAATATTACCAGTTAACAGCAGATGATGCAGCATATATAAGAGCAGGAGACATAGCATATTTCAATGGAAAAGAGAGAAAAGCAGAGGATTCATTGTATGAAAATGTGGCTACCTATTTGAAAAATGCCATAACATCAAGAATGGATTTAATAGTAGCAGAACTGTTGTCAGAAGGAAAATATTTTGCTGATACAGGAGAAGAAATAAAGTTCGACATACCAAGTGTGCAGACAGTAAAGAAAAACGATGTATCGGATTTTAAAAGCTTTCTGAGAATAATGAAAGAAAAAATAACAGAATATAAAAGAAAATCCTTTGATACACCAGACAGAATCCTAGTAGGTGAAGAAATAGTCAACGATTTAATAGATGATGAATTTTTCATGAATCAGATAGATAAGTTAGGTTTGGCGAATGTAATGGTAGATGACAAGTATGTAGCTATTGCAAAGGTATTCAACCATTTACTGATAGAATCAGACCCGATAGTAGATATGAAGGGAGCAGACATAAGTATAGCCAAAGGAAACAGAATGACGATGCTTGCGACAAAAAGACTGCATCCGGCATTTGCAGGAGTAGATGTACTGGATTCATCGGGAATGCCAAAGAAAATAGCCTCAGAATACATAATGAGAAATGATTCAGATGTATTAAATGCAACAGCTATATTTGTTGGTGAATCATGCTTTACACCAATAATATCAAATCCAAAATCGGTAGTAAGAATAGATGTAACTAAGTAG
- a CDS encoding BRO-N domain-containing protein: MNNLIVKNEKFGQLEIYVDEKGKVWFPATEVAEMLGYKNPHKAILDHCKEHGVTFREVIANTGFGDSKQKKKYIDEGNVFRLITKSHIPGAEEFESWIFDEAIPQIMKTGKYEIKAPKNKILDQEIKLKNSRSRMANAYLKIANNTALPNEYRQVMLTYAANELSGTDILPLPSSEKRTFTATEIGEKLGISANKVGALTNTHDLKTDEFGKFVWDKSPYSPKQVETFRYYENIIPVLEEILKEI, from the coding sequence ATGAATAATTTAATAGTTAAAAATGAAAAATTTGGACAATTAGAAATTTATGTAGATGAAAAAGGTAAGGTTTGGTTTCCGGCAACAGAAGTAGCTGAGATGTTAGGTTATAAAAATCCACATAAAGCTATACTGGATCATTGTAAAGAACATGGGGTAACGTTTCGTGAGGTCATTGCAAATACTGGTTTTGGAGATAGTAAGCAAAAGAAAAAATATATTGATGAAGGAAATGTTTTTAGATTAATAACAAAATCTCATATACCAGGAGCAGAAGAATTTGAAAGTTGGATATTTGATGAAGCGATTCCACAAATTATGAAAACAGGGAAATATGAAATTAAAGCTCCTAAAAATAAAATACTGGATCAGGAAATAAAATTAAAGAACAGCAGATCAAGAATGGCAAATGCATATTTGAAAATAGCAAATAATACGGCGTTACCAAATGAATATAGACAAGTAATGTTAACTTATGCAGCGAATGAACTTTCGGGAACAGATATATTGCCATTGCCGAGTTCAGAAAAAAGAACATTTACAGCGACAGAGATTGGGGAGAAACTCGGAATAAGTGCAAATAAAGTAGGGGCTTTAACAAATACTCACGACCTGAAAACTGATGAATTTGGGAAATTTGTATGGGATAAATCGCCTTACTCACCAAAACAAGTAGAAACATTCAGATATTATGAGAATATAATTCCGGTGTTAGAAGAAATTTTAAAGGAAATATAA
- a CDS encoding helix-turn-helix domain-containing protein: MSIGKRIKKRREELGYTQEQLAEKMGYKSKSTINKIEAGINDITQSKITAFAKILKTTPSYLMGWEDEESEIYKVDTSILTDEELAEFNKVTGVNKQLFFEDIDEEHDMALFKQAVIDILIKQRKKK, translated from the coding sequence ATGAGTATAGGTAAAAGAATCAAAAAACGCAGAGAAGAACTGGGTTATACTCAAGAACAACTAGCAGAAAAAATGGGCTACAAAAGTAAGTCCACTATAAATAAAATAGAAGCTGGGATAAACGATATAACTCAATCCAAAATAACAGCTTTTGCCAAAATATTAAAAACAACGCCTTCTTATCTTATGGGATGGGAAGATGAGGAATCTGAAATATATAAAGTTGATACTTCTATACTCACAGATGAAGAATTAGCTGAATTTAACAAAGTAACAGGAGTTAATAAACAGTTATTTTTTGAAGATATAGATGAAGAACATGATATGGCTTTATTTAAGCAAGCTGTTATTGATATTTTGATCAAACAAAGAAAAAAGAAATAG
- a CDS encoding replication initiator protein A, with translation MRNIKSNDLSNMIYYQVPKWLMDLFIDKKISQGAFKTYILMYDRLKLSAGNKWIDKNGDVYIKYSYDEMTEDLNCSRQAVSNNLQDLEKLDLIDKKKNFSSSSTFYLKIYSKENDNSQEKFTSQEDFTSEENLDCRESTKLDCSSQENLDANKNNSNNNKYNKNNNKEKFQNLENKNSSTEDEDASHIDEVIYNISVVNRIRQINKNQVEGDQILRIFLEKKILEELVLWILDFLEMRSKGEKIYIQEVRSVVNQLINKYSSDEIRIKALEHAIASRHNSIVYEEKQGKTGDEKTGSFLDGIKIIN, from the coding sequence TTGAGAAATATAAAATCTAATGACTTATCAAATATGATTTATTATCAGGTTCCCAAATGGTTAATGGATCTGTTTATAGATAAAAAAATATCACAGGGAGCATTTAAAACATATATCCTTATGTATGATAGATTGAAATTATCTGCTGGGAATAAATGGATAGATAAAAATGGAGATGTATATATCAAATATAGTTATGATGAAATGACAGAAGATTTAAACTGTTCAAGACAAGCTGTATCAAATAATCTACAGGATTTAGAAAAATTAGATTTAATAGATAAAAAAAAGAATTTCAGTTCAAGTTCTACGTTTTATTTAAAAATATATTCGAAAGAAAATGACAATAGTCAAGAAAAGTTTACTAGTCAAGAAGACTTTACTAGTGAAGAAAACTTAGACTGCCGTGAGTCTACAAAACTTGACTGCAGTAGTCAAGAAAACTTAGACGCTAATAAGAATAACTCTAATAATAATAAATATAATAAGAATAACAATAAGGAAAAATTCCAAAATTTAGAAAATAAAAATTCTAGTACAGAAGATGAGGATGCATCACATATTGATGAAGTTATTTACAACATATCCGTAGTTAACAGAATAAGGCAAATCAATAAAAATCAAGTGGAAGGTGATCAGATTCTGAGGATATTCCTGGAAAAGAAAATATTGGAAGAGTTAGTATTGTGGATATTGGATTTTTTAGAAATGCGTTCCAAAGGAGAAAAAATATATATTCAAGAAGTCAGAAGTGTAGTAAACCAGCTTATCAATAAATATAGCAGTGATGAAATAAGGATAAAAGCTTTGGAACATGCAATTGCAAGCAGACATAATTCAATAGTTTATGAAGAAAAACAAGGGAAAACAGGAGATGAAAAGACAGGCTCATTTTTGGACGGAATAAAAATAATTAATTGA
- a CDS encoding phage virion morphogenesis protein, giving the protein MKPKFKVVKKLKNLEKRVQAVKNMYDVTFLTAKISKDMEKEVGLRFRNEVDPEGRPWKGLAVSTLNRRQGLTRAQRKVKTRRRRGKTYKEIEAEMGLDKGGASSLFRAGKKRQSTRPKILQDQGYLRGSIKARHTKTEAIVGTSMKYAAVHNFGSPKRKIPQRRFMGLNRGQRIKYKDWIIKWKKGQLR; this is encoded by the coding sequence ATGAAGCCTAAATTTAAAGTGGTGAAAAAACTGAAGAATCTTGAGAAAAGAGTACAGGCAGTAAAGAATATGTATGATGTAACTTTCCTTACAGCAAAAATATCAAAAGATATGGAAAAAGAAGTAGGGCTAAGGTTTAGAAATGAGGTAGATCCTGAAGGCAGGCCATGGAAAGGATTAGCAGTAAGTACACTGAATAGAAGACAGGGCTTAACCAGAGCTCAGAGAAAAGTAAAGACAAGAAGACGCCGAGGCAAAACATATAAAGAGATAGAAGCAGAGATGGGACTTGATAAAGGAGGAGCATCCAGTTTGTTTCGAGCTGGGAAGAAAAGACAAAGTACGAGACCAAAAATATTACAGGATCAAGGCTATTTAAGAGGATCAATAAAAGCAAGGCATACAAAGACAGAAGCAATAGTAGGGACAAGTATGAAATATGCAGCTGTGCATAATTTTGGAAGTCCCAAAAGAAAGATACCGCAAAGACGATTTATGGGACTAAACAGAGGTCAGAGAATAAAGTATAAAGACTGGATAATAAAATGGAAGAAAGGTCAGTTAAGATAA
- a CDS encoding phage terminase large subunit, with product MEIRLSEVIGKGYNTFWNSRQRYRAVKGSRGSKKSRTTALWLIYHIMKYREANALVVRKVFDNLRQSCYSDLEWAINRLGVRHLWKSSKSPLELIFKPTGQKILFRGLDDPLKLTSITVSEGYLCWCWIKKSVQHIKINSSNCWNTLTKLI from the coding sequence ATGGAAATAAGACTAAGTGAAGTAATAGGCAAAGGATACAACACATTCTGGAATTCAAGGCAAAGATACAGAGCAGTGAAGGGAAGCCGTGGAAGTAAAAAGAGCAGGACGACAGCGTTATGGTTAATCTATCACATAATGAAATACAGAGAGGCGAATGCTTTAGTTGTAAGAAAAGTATTTGATAATTTAAGGCAAAGCTGTTATTCAGATCTGGAATGGGCAATAAACAGACTTGGAGTAAGACATTTATGGAAATCATCAAAGAGTCCTTTAGAACTAATATTTAAACCAACAGGACAGAAAATCCTGTTCAGAGGGCTTGATGATCCACTAAAATTAACATCAATAACAGTATCGGAAGGATATTTGTGTTGGTGCTGGATTAAGAAATCGGTTCAGCACATAAAAATAAACTCCTCTAATTGCTGGAACACCCTAACTAAATTGATTTAG
- a CDS encoding ImmA/IrrE family metallo-endopeptidase, protein MKEDIFRRIANNLIVTYGTNDPFKLAKYLNIQVLYLDFKSWLGMFSNINGVRTIFINNNLSKVSQIVVCDHELGHSFQPFKESVFMKEKFLFENNRIEAEANIFAATLIFSRDIDEAELTETDKMLLRNLEKYKLY, encoded by the coding sequence ATGAAAGAGGATATTTTTAGAAGAATAGCAAATAATTTAATTGTTACTTATGGTACAAATGACCCTTTTAAGCTAGCTAAGTATCTAAACATACAAGTACTGTATTTAGATTTTAAATCTTGGTTAGGTATGTTTTCCAATATTAACGGAGTTAGAACTATTTTCATTAATAATAATTTATCTAAAGTGTCGCAAATTGTAGTATGCGACCATGAACTTGGGCACTCTTTTCAGCCTTTTAAAGAAAGTGTATTTATGAAGGAAAAATTTTTATTTGAAAACAATAGAATAGAAGCAGAAGCCAATATTTTCGCAGCAACTCTTATATTTAGTCGTGATATTGACGAAGCTGAATTGACTGAAACTGATAAAATGTTGCTACGAAACTTAGAAAAATATAAACTGTACTAA
- a CDS encoding excalibur calcium-binding domain-containing protein, whose product MKRILLLSLAIFLIGSLSFGAKSTKTKKQTGTKTTKSKVSFRSCKAARAAGYSNMKRGEPGYSKNLDRDNDGIACER is encoded by the coding sequence ATGAAAAGAATTTTATTATTATCACTAGCAATATTTTTGATAGGGAGTTTATCATTTGGGGCAAAGTCGACGAAGACTAAAAAACAGACTGGAACTAAGACAACGAAGTCTAAAGTTAGTTTCAGAAGTTGTAAGGCTGCAAGAGCAGCAGGATACAGTAATATGAAAAGAGGAGAGCCAGGATACTCTAAAAATTTAGATAGAGACAATGACGGGATAGCTTGTGAAAGATAA
- a CDS encoding phage tail tube protein codes for MEVRVLVGVQSGRGTAETSTMYRLASTDFGMAPSVDKTTSEALGSGRWERDGFVSKIAVEGDLPVEATREQLELLFYGAGFDGVADSVDPDLWIITPSNATKNWLTVGMDDIDNDMFEYSKDCLISSINISTSIAAYVTATASMIGMDFTTNSTGYTGTEIAPKGEPLICLGTTIKQNGVDITSKVESIDINIDNKLEGKQSLNSEYYKAIRQGERGSVGISMTFNEFDKPTYIQDLSDIKSNSSYEIITEFAERGNPAKIFRMTFPNCKVTKSERTDIGGAGGLTKEVSAYYDETEKTPVKIEILDYASIL; via the coding sequence ATGGAAGTAAGAGTATTAGTAGGAGTCCAAAGTGGCAGAGGAACAGCCGAAACATCAACAATGTACAGACTGGCAAGTACAGATTTTGGAATGGCTCCGAGTGTAGACAAGACTACATCAGAAGCATTAGGCTCAGGAAGATGGGAAAGAGATGGTTTTGTATCGAAGATAGCAGTAGAAGGAGATTTGCCGGTAGAGGCGACAAGAGAACAGTTAGAGCTGCTTTTTTATGGAGCAGGATTTGATGGTGTAGCCGATTCAGTAGATCCTGATTTATGGATAATAACCCCGTCAAATGCGACAAAAAACTGGCTGACAGTAGGAATGGATGATATAGATAATGATATGTTTGAGTATTCAAAAGACTGTCTAATATCATCAATAAACATAAGTACGTCAATAGCAGCCTATGTAACAGCCACAGCCAGTATGATAGGAATGGACTTTACAACAAACAGTACAGGATACACAGGAACAGAAATAGCACCTAAAGGAGAACCACTGATTTGTCTGGGAACAACAATAAAACAAAACGGGGTAGATATAACTTCAAAAGTAGAAAGTATAGATATCAATATAGATAATAAGCTTGAAGGAAAGCAGTCATTAAACTCAGAGTACTACAAGGCAATAAGACAGGGAGAACGTGGAAGCGTAGGGATATCAATGACATTCAATGAATTTGACAAACCAACATATATACAGGATTTAAGTGACATAAAATCAAATTCATCTTATGAAATAATAACAGAATTTGCAGAAAGAGGAAATCCTGCCAAAATATTTAGAATGACTTTCCCAAATTGTAAAGTAACTAAATCAGAGAGAACCGATATAGGAGGAGCAGGAGGACTAACAAAAGAGGTATCAGCCTATTATGATGAAACAGAAAAAACACCTGTAAAAATAGAAATATTAGATTACGCAAGTATTCTGTAA
- a CDS encoding toprim domain-containing protein — protein sequence MILGKETMNIEDFIKEHLGEYRIKGKEAVIRICPFCGRDKNKFYMNIETGLYNCFSGSCGEKGTIETLMKHLGINQKVKKKPVEKSEIRNTEKIELNRENYSSIGVLKENKIISKKQAEFLENRGISWETAAEMDVWVRRSDGWLTFIYRNKKRVLAVKYRDINKKDFRLTKSEDINPLFNIHRVTGESVIICEGEMDVLACAEVGMKDKAVSVPNGTNNLGWIEYNWDFLESKKEIILAFDNDTAGEKAIKEVLKRLDITKCRYLDMKGEKDLNDILINLGKVELLNILNNPLEFEIEGLQDITNEKMDTGSTEAIFFEMESLDKQFGGCRFGELTIVSGQPGAGKSTILNQIICDFVNQDEKVFYYSGEFPKAKAKRWLYTVFAGADSLTEEYDKHKRRNKYVLKPGIERQIDNWAKNKIFIYDKGTEAKQNELFTIMKYGYKKHGIRLFFLDNLMTIGLDEVNDDKYENQKNFLTELHDFAIEYNVHVFLVAHPKKTENKKIQDLSFYDIAGSSNIPNLADNILFMKRLNEKEKEEMYNKMGHNYTTAAILLKDREYGEMGTTSFFGFQYTARRFFNPETKIEIRKKYRWVENLRKLNDEDLEEIEKLLGV from the coding sequence TTGATTTTAGGAAAGGAAACTATGAATATAGAAGACTTCATAAAAGAACATTTAGGCGAATACAGGATAAAAGGGAAAGAGGCAGTAATAAGAATCTGTCCGTTTTGTGGCAGAGATAAAAATAAATTTTATATGAACATAGAAACGGGGTTGTATAATTGTTTTTCAGGAAGCTGTGGAGAAAAAGGAACTATCGAAACTCTGATGAAACATCTGGGGATAAACCAGAAAGTAAAAAAGAAACCTGTTGAGAAATCAGAAATAAGAAACACTGAAAAAATAGAATTAAATCGTGAAAACTATTCAAGTATAGGGGTACTGAAAGAAAATAAAATCATATCCAAAAAACAGGCAGAGTTTCTTGAAAACCGAGGAATATCATGGGAGACAGCGGCGGAAATGGATGTATGGGTAAGAAGATCAGATGGTTGGTTGACTTTCATATACCGGAATAAAAAAAGAGTTCTGGCAGTAAAGTACAGGGATATAAATAAAAAAGATTTTAGACTTACAAAATCTGAGGATATAAATCCTTTATTCAACATTCACAGAGTTACGGGAGAAAGCGTAATAATTTGTGAAGGAGAAATGGATGTGCTGGCCTGTGCAGAAGTGGGAATGAAAGATAAAGCAGTATCAGTTCCGAATGGTACAAATAATTTAGGGTGGATAGAATATAACTGGGATTTTTTAGAGAGCAAAAAAGAAATAATCCTTGCCTTTGATAATGATACAGCAGGAGAAAAAGCTATAAAAGAAGTGCTGAAAAGACTGGATATAACAAAATGCAGATACTTGGACATGAAAGGGGAGAAGGATTTAAACGATATTCTCATAAATCTAGGAAAAGTAGAGCTATTGAATATCCTGAATAATCCGCTGGAATTTGAAATAGAAGGATTACAGGATATAACAAATGAGAAAATGGACACCGGAAGTACAGAGGCGATATTTTTTGAAATGGAAAGCCTTGATAAACAGTTTGGAGGCTGTAGATTTGGAGAATTGACAATAGTATCAGGACAACCCGGAGCAGGAAAGTCAACTATCTTAAATCAGATCATATGTGATTTTGTAAATCAGGATGAAAAAGTTTTTTATTATTCCGGAGAGTTTCCAAAAGCAAAGGCTAAGAGGTGGTTATATACAGTTTTCGCCGGAGCTGATAGTCTGACTGAAGAATACGATAAACATAAAAGACGAAATAAATATGTTTTGAAACCCGGAATAGAAAGACAGATAGATAACTGGGCAAAGAATAAAATCTTCATTTATGATAAAGGGACAGAAGCAAAGCAGAATGAATTATTTACCATCATGAAATACGGATATAAAAAACACGGGATAAGATTATTCTTTTTGGATAACTTAATGACAATAGGTCTTGATGAAGTAAATGATGATAAATATGAAAATCAAAAGAATTTCTTAACAGAGTTACATGATTTTGCAATAGAATACAATGTTCATGTTTTTTTGGTAGCTCATCCTAAAAAGACGGAAAATAAAAAGATCCAGGATTTATCATTTTATGATATAGCAGGGAGTTCAAATATTCCTAACCTTGCTGATAATATTTTATTTATGAAAAGGTTGAATGAAAAAGAAAAAGAAGAAATGTACAATAAAATGGGTCATAACTATACAACGGCAGCAATTTTATTAAAAGATAGGGAATATGGTGAAATGGGAACAACATCATTCTTTGGATTTCAATATACGGCAAGAAGATTTTTTAATCCTGAGACTAAGATAGAAATACGAAAAAAATATAGATGGGTAGAAAATCTGAGAAAACTAAATGATGAAGATCTGGAAGAAATAGAAAAACTACTTGGAGTGTGA
- a CDS encoding terminase small subunit — MAKYEKKDIIKIQKIYENTDISLNKLAKKEGIGKATIIKWSQDYRWAKKEKSDQLPTDQEENRPKNPTEKDSMVGEIEKTEKISFAEEIIEPVLEDVEATKRHTIFTGKEKMFITYYFLYKFNIKAASLAAGYSNEREGNRILRKPKIQKIIRRIKQILIEKAGLDFTKEDLIEELFINLKKATGEIPQVKTFMVDKFDKDTTPITVRTFQGKLEDGTVVEGTEIYGELKEGSFKDVVKNKINENSYQVPEEHLIRDTDLKAANMTAKLLAELFGYTDNSKLAREKFEHEKVKDKEIELEEKIEYVEDV, encoded by the coding sequence ATGGCTAAATATGAAAAAAAGGACATAATAAAAATACAGAAGATATACGAGAATACAGATATTAGTCTTAACAAACTTGCTAAAAAAGAAGGGATAGGTAAGGCAACTATAATAAAGTGGTCACAAGATTATAGATGGGCGAAAAAAGAAAAATCCGACCAATTGCCGACCGACCAGGAAGAAAACCGACCAAAGAATCCGACCGAAAAAGACAGCATGGTCGGGGAAATAGAAAAAACGGAAAAAATAAGTTTTGCTGAAGAAATAATAGAGCCAGTACTGGAAGACGTGGAGGCTACGAAAAGGCATACAATATTTACAGGCAAAGAAAAGATGTTCATTACATACTACTTCCTGTATAAGTTCAATATAAAAGCGGCAAGTTTAGCAGCAGGATACAGTAATGAAAGAGAAGGAAACCGGATATTAAGGAAACCGAAAATACAAAAAATAATAAGAAGAATAAAGCAAATACTAATAGAAAAAGCTGGATTAGACTTCACAAAAGAAGACCTTATAGAAGAGCTGTTTATTAATTTGAAAAAGGCAACAGGAGAAATACCACAGGTAAAAACATTTATGGTAGATAAATTTGATAAAGATACTACTCCGATTACTGTAAGAACCTTCCAGGGAAAACTTGAGGACGGAACGGTAGTAGAAGGTACTGAAATATACGGGGAACTTAAAGAAGGAAGCTTTAAAGATGTAGTGAAAAATAAGATAAATGAGAATTCCTATCAGGTTCCCGAAGAACATTTAATCCGGGATACAGATTTAAAAGCAGCGAATATGACAGCGAAACTACTTGCAGAATTATTCGGATATACAGATAACTCCAAACTGGCCAGAGAGAAATTTGAACACGAGAAGGTAAAAGATAAAGAAATAGAGTTAGAAGAAAAAATAGAATATGTAGAGGATGTATAA